A window of Streptomyces sp. NBC_01224 genomic DNA:
GGTCGGCGAGCAGGGGCGCCAGCGCGCGTGCCTGACGTTCGCCGAGGGGGGTCAGGGGCAGGTCGGTGTGGCTCGTGTGCTGCCCGGACCGCGACCACTCGGTCTCGCCGTGCCGGATCAGGATCAACTCGCCCATGGGTGTCATCCGCTCTCTGTGCTGTTCGTTCCGCGTGGCTCGCAGATCTGCAAACCCGCTGGTCGACCATCGCATTCCGTGCGCCCACGATGAAGCGGGCGGTGGCTCGTTTCCGGGTACGGCAGCCGCGTGGTCCGCGACATTCCGTCAAATGCCCCAGCCTGACGGACCGGACCCGACAGGGCCGCAACCGGTCACGCGGCGCGCTGCTCCCGGCGGTTGCCACCGCGCAGCAGGGCGAAGACGACGGCGCACAGGACGAGGAAGGCCATCCGGAACCGGAGGAAATGGACCTGCGCACGGTCCTGAACGCGATCTCCGATCCCCTGCGGTGGGGGATCGTCGTGGCCCTGCTCCACGAGCCGGAGGGCACGGCCCGCACCTGCGCGTCCTTCGACCTGCCGGTCTCCAAGTCGACGACGACGCACCATTTCAGGACCCTGCGGGAGGCGGGGCTGGTCCGGCAGGTGGACCGTGGCAACAGCCGCGCGGCCACGCTGCGCAAGGACGAGCTGGACAAGCGTTTCCCGGGGCTGCTGGACCTGATCCGCACCCACTCCTGAAGCCGGGCCGGCCGGGCGATGTCACACCGGCTTCACGGCGCGGATCCGTCGTCGGTGAGGACTTCACGGATGACGTGTCGTGCGATCGCCGCCATGGCCGGATTCGAGTCCCGGTAGTAGCGCAGTTCGCCGAGCGCGGTCGACAGCGCCCAGCCGCGGCCTCGTGCCCAGGCCGCGTCATCGGCCCGCAGAGCCGTACGGAAGACGCCGCGCGCGTGGGCCGGCAGCAGGTACCACGCCGCGATCAGGTCGACGGCGGCATCGCCCAGCCCCATGCAGCCGAAGTCGATGACGGCGCTGAGCCGTCCGTTCACGAGCAGCAGGTTGCCGGGTTGCAGATCCGCGTGGATCCAGACCGCCGGACCGGTCGGCGCGGAGGCCCGCAGCGCCGCCTCCCACACGGCGAGCGCCGCGCCGGCGTCCACGGCCTCGTGCAGCTCCGCGATCGCGGCGCGCGTCGCGGTGTCGCGGGCCGCCAGGGGCTCGCTACGGAAGGACGGCGGCCCGTCGGCGGGATCGATCCGGTGCAACGCGATGACGAAGTCCGCGAGGTCCGCCGCGAGCGGGCCGGGTTCGACGACCTCCCCGACCGCCGGGTTCGCGCCGTCGAGCCATCGGAAGACCGACCAGTGCCACGGATAGCCCTCCGCGGGCCCGCCCCTGCCCAGCGGTACGGGGATCGCGGCGGGAAGCGACGGGGCGAGCCGGGGCAGCCAGCGGTGCTCCTTCTCCACGTCGCCGGCGGCTCCCGCGGTACGGGGCAGTCGCACCACCAGGTCCTCGCCGAGCCGGTACATGGCGTTGGACGTGCCCACGGGGACGACCGGTTCGACGGGCAGTCCGGCCCAGCCCGGGAACTGCGAGGCGATCAGCCGGTGCACGAGGGATTCGCCGATGTCCGGTTCGTCGGCATGCATCTTGCCCATGTGCATGAGGACCCTTCAGGAGTGGGGCACCGACCGACGGTTGGCGGCCGACGGCCATCCGAACGCTCGCCCGCACCGCCCGTCAACTCGTTTACCGCACACGGCCCTCGCCGACCGGACGGCCACAGCCACCTACGGGTGGCACCTTCCCCGATCCCCGGTCCGGTGCGCCCGTGCTCCACTACATTCCGGCGTATGCCGCAGCCCAAGGATCTCGACCCGTACACCGACGCTCGCGCCTTCTACGGCTCCGAGTTGCGCCGCCTGCGCGAGGCCGCCGGGATGTCCCAGAGCGAGCTGGGCGACCGGGTGTTCTGCTCGGGTACGTACATCGGGATGTTCGAGATGGCGGAGCGGCGCCCGCAGGAGGACATGTCCCGCGCCTTCGACGAACTGCTGGGGAGCGGCGAGCACCTTCAGCGGCTGTGCCGGCTGGCGCGGAAGTCGAAGGTGGCGGGCTACTTCGCGGATGCGGCGGAACTGGAAAAACGGGCCAGGTCCATCGAGGAGTACGCGCCGATGCTGATCCCGGGTGTGCTCCAGACGCGTGCCTACGCAACAGCGTTGACCAGAGGCACGATGCGGCGGACGTCCGACGAGGGGGTGGAACGGACGGTCAGCGCTCGCATGGAGCGCGCTCAACTATTCAGCTGCGAGAACAGGCCGGACTTCTGGGCGATTATTCACGAGGCCGCACTGCGCGTGCCGATCGGCGGCCTCCCCACCATGAGGGATCAGCTCGCCCATCTCGTCGAGACAGCCCAGGCCCATCCTCATGCGATCTTGCAGGTTCTGCCATTCTCCGCCGGCTTCCATCCTTTTCTGAACACCATGTCCTCGTTGATGCAGTTCGCCGATGCCCCGCCCGTCGTCTACACGGAGGGCGCCTACACGGGTCAACTCGTCGAGGAGGCGGCTCTGGTGGCGCAGTATCGATCGGCATACGATCTGGCCAGGGCCGTCGCGCTGTCGCCGGAGGCGTCCCTGGCACTGATCGCCTCGGCGGCGAAGGACTGCGACCGATGAACAGCACGCCCGACCTCAGCAGTGCCGCCTGGCGGACCTCGTCCTACAGCAACGGAGACGGTGGAAGCTGCGTCGAGGTCGCCGACAACGTCCCCGGCTTCGTCCCCGTACGCGACTCCAAGCTGGCCGACAGCCCGGTCCTGGCCTTCCGGGCCGCAGGCTGGGCAGCGTTCGTGCGGACCATCAAGCGGTAGGACAACCGCAGGCGCCGTACAACGCGAAGGGCCGCACCCCGGGAGATCCGGGATGCGGCCCTTCGGCTCTGCTGACTGCCTGCTGCCTACTTGCGGATCAGGCTGCGGAGCACGTACTGCATGATGCCGCCGTTGCGGTAGTAGTCCGCCTCACCGGGGGTGTCGATGCGGACGACCGCGTCGAACTCCACACCGGTGTCGGTGGAGACCTTCACCGTGCGCGGCGTGGTGCCGTTGTTCAGCTCGGTCACGCCGGTGAAGGAGAAGGTCTCCTCGCCGGTCAGTCCGAGGGCCTCGGCGGTCGCGCCCTCCGGGAACTGGAGCGGGAGGACGCCCATGCCGATGAGGTTCGAGCGGTGGATGCGCTCGTACGACTCGGCGATGACGGCCTTGACGCCGAGGAGCGCGGTGCCCTTGGCGGCCCAGTCGCGGGAGGAGCCGGAGCCGTACTCCTTGCCCGCCAGGATGACCAGCGGGGTGCCGGCGGCCTGGTAGTTCTGCGAGGCGTCGTAGATGAACGACACCGGCGCGTCGGCCTGGGTGAAGTCGCGGGTGAAGCCACCCTCGGTGCCCGGGGCGATCTGGTTGCGCAGGCGGATGTTCGCGAAGGTGCCGCGAATCATGACCTCGTGGTTGCCGCGGCGCGAGCCGTAGGAGTTGAAGTCGCGGCGCTCGACGCCGTGCTCCGTC
This region includes:
- a CDS encoding helix-turn-helix domain-containing protein, whose protein sequence is MPQPKDLDPYTDARAFYGSELRRLREAAGMSQSELGDRVFCSGTYIGMFEMAERRPQEDMSRAFDELLGSGEHLQRLCRLARKSKVAGYFADAAELEKRARSIEEYAPMLIPGVLQTRAYATALTRGTMRRTSDEGVERTVSARMERAQLFSCENRPDFWAIIHEAALRVPIGGLPTMRDQLAHLVETAQAHPHAILQVLPFSAGFHPFLNTMSSLMQFADAPPVVYTEGAYTGQLVEEAALVAQYRSAYDLARAVALSPEASLALIASAAKDCDR
- a CDS encoding DUF397 domain-containing protein, whose translation is MNSTPDLSSAAWRTSSYSNGDGGSCVEVADNVPGFVPVRDSKLADSPVLAFRAAGWAAFVRTIKR
- a CDS encoding ArsR/SmtB family transcription factor, which translates into the protein MDLRTVLNAISDPLRWGIVVALLHEPEGTARTCASFDLPVSKSTTTHHFRTLREAGLVRQVDRGNSRAATLRKDELDKRFPGLLDLIRTHS
- a CDS encoding aminoglycoside phosphotransferase family protein, coding for MHADEPDIGESLVHRLIASQFPGWAGLPVEPVVPVGTSNAMYRLGEDLVVRLPRTAGAAGDVEKEHRWLPRLAPSLPAAIPVPLGRGGPAEGYPWHWSVFRWLDGANPAVGEVVEPGPLAADLADFVIALHRIDPADGPPSFRSEPLAARDTATRAAIAELHEAVDAGAALAVWEAALRASAPTGPAVWIHADLQPGNLLLVNGRLSAVIDFGCMGLGDAAVDLIAAWYLLPAHARGVFRTALRADDAAWARGRGWALSTALGELRYYRDSNPAMAAIARHVIREVLTDDGSAP